A region of the Scatophagus argus isolate fScaArg1 chromosome 14, fScaArg1.pri, whole genome shotgun sequence genome:
caggtggtgAAAACCAGAGAACCCCTCTCAGGTAACAGTCACGGAAACATTGGGAGTAAAAAGTCCAGGTTTTGATCACATATGACCCAGAAGAACCTGTCTTTTGTGAGGAGTTTCCCGTATGTTAGGGAACTTTGCTGTTTCTGGTGAAGTTTCATCAGTACTTCCTCCTAACCCTAGACAACTCTCTGATGAGGCTGAGAGGTCCCCAGATCCCTGAGTCACTGGGTTCACTCACCACCAGTCTGTGAAATCAGGAAATGACTGCACTTCCTCCAACCCTAGGTTCCTCTAGATAGAAGTTCAACCAAACTACGCTTCATAGATCTCCACAGGGAACCTTGCTAGGAATAGAAGAGTGTATGGAAATAGTCAGACATGCCAACTACTCAATAGCCACAAAACAGATATAACATTTCCCTATATGTTGCTAACAACCCTCCGTTTTGTGACTGTTACAAGTAAACAGAACCCCTTTCTCTCCTTGCTCCCCTTAGTACTGGAGATCCTACAGCTGGTCAATCACAGGGACCTACTCCTAGccgacacacacattcaggagCTGGAGCGAGAGTGCGAGCTGCTGTCTCACCTGCCAACTACAACTACTCCCACCCTTACTCCTACCCATTGTCCCAGCACCCCTCCCAGTGTGATCCCCCTATCGTCCTCATCCTTAGATGACTCCCTTAGCTCCAATGCAACACTGGACTCTAGCCGGCGGAAGGCTAAGGACGTGGAGCTCCTGTATGAGGCCCTGCAGAGGGAGATGTGGGATGTTGTGCGAGAGTCCCTCCGCCAGCCCAGTGCTGGTCCTAACCTTGGGCTGGTGGTGCTGGTGATCCAACAGGAGGAGCATGCTGATGCAGCCTGGGCCctgagagaggagacaaaaataGAGCGAGAGGGTCCCCTGATCAGGCCCAGCCAGCGACCCCGGCGACTGAAGTTAAAGTGGAGGCATGCTGTGGCAGAGGCTGCAGACTGGAGCTTGCCTCATCAGGTAGACACTCAGGCAGGCCAGCTGGCCTCATACCTTGAGCGTCTGAGAAGTCGGATGGTGGATGACCTGGATGCAGCAAGGAGGAATGCTGTATCTATCTACCCAGAGGAGTTTGCTGCCTTCCAGGTGTACGTGGAAAGTTATCATCAAGCTGTGGCCAAACGTCTTCGAACAATAACCAGCGGTCCTCTTCAGGTCACAGATGTCTACTCACTTCTGGACTGGTTCTACAACATCTACAACAGGTAGGATACCTCAGTAGAGGTTGAACATGTATGCACTGTGCAATAATGAAACTTAAACTTGAACTACAAACCagaaaactgaatttctttGGTATtgatttgtatatttgttttttatcagGGATGTCCTTGGAACCATTGGCACAACCACACCTATCAGCTATGCTCCACTGGAACCCATTCTGCCCCAGCACACAGTGGACAGGCTGGAGCAAGACTGCATCAATATCGTCAGGGTAACAGATCTTAATCTTGCTTGGTTGTTCCTTAAAAAAATTGGAAATTAGACGCATATTAATTTTATGCTGTGATTTGCAGGAGAAGGTCACAGTAGAGCTGATTCAAATtctggatgaagaggagaggcgATGGGCACAGACTCTGCACATAGAGGAGTATCAGTCCCATTTAGCGCGTTCAGTCATCCAGGTctattttcacatcattttcactgtgaaatacCTTTTGGAAAACTTCTTTAAAACTAATTTTGGTACAGTTGTTTCTAGCCTAAGATACACCTTCTTATTGGTCATGTCTTTCACAATTCCAGAGGCTGAAGGTGGACTTGGACAGATCTACATCTGTGAACCAGTTTCTAGGGGCAAGAGTGGCTCGCTGTAGTCTGATTGGACTGGCTGACTTTCTCTACAAGTAAGTAGACCTATATGCTATCAGAGAGGCACATAATCAGTATTAGTGAAGATGAAATAtggtctttgtttttattttgatttaggCCTGTGTTGAACGTGTTGATATGAGTTGACAGCCGTGGTGGGAAGCATTGCGTTTTCCAATTGtctgtctctccgtctgtctgtcttgtgaCATGTTGGGGGAATTTAATTACATCTTGTACAAACATCCACTTGAACTCAGTGATGAACTGATTAAAATGCCAAAGGTACCGTGacttcacaaaacacatttttggccataactcaagaattcatatggtaattatgacaaaatttcacacaaatttgTGTGACGCATCCGCATTTTacaatttgtagcttctttgcagcaacatatatatatttgaagcattgtagtcTACCACTAACTCATTGGCTTTaatgatattgagcttcaggtgattgcCATTGCACCATGAGGTGAAGGTCTGTATCAGACACAACACTTTATAGTCTTGACAGACATGATGTTAACTGCAGTTTCACTGGTTGGCCAAAGTATTAAAGCATAAATACTTAATTTTAGTTAATGATATCTTGAATAAGAGGAGATTTTTTGGGCAAGTCCATGTATTTTTACAGGACAGAACAGGATTGTAAATATAAATTCATGTTCAGCTTGTATTAGCATTCATTAAGTTCTCATAAAACCTCCATATGTCCAGTTTTCAGAGGAAGGTTGAGATGTTTCATGAGACCCAGGCAGAATttggagacagaggagatggaTATGTCTCCAGGACCATAGCTCTGGTCAACTGCTGCCCTCCTCTCAGGTGGATAAACAATTCATTATTCAACTGAAtagtttcagtttttacattttttaaaggaCTGCATTGATTTGCTGAAATTCCAACTTCATATCTCTTGTGCAACCTTGTAGATCCTTAGTGGAGCGCTGCAGGCAGTGTGACCCACAGGGCAGTGAAGAGTCTACACAGAGAGCCAACTCCTCACTGGACAGGATCATCAGCCAGTCGGTGAGGgtgctgactgacagactgtttGAGCACATCCGGGTGAGTAAGTCATGGGCAACTCTCATCTCAGATCCCATCTTGAAGCTTGTTTCCCTATAACAAGACTCCAACAATAGGCCGGATATAAATGAGTTTTTTATGACTGtacctccaggttggaggaTTTCCATCAACTAACAGTTCTTCCCAGTTTCTCTTTGTTCaaaatttgtaaataaattagGTTTCCTCCAGAAGGGCTAACAGTGGGGAAATAACTGCTCATAACTCAGTGCAATAGAATTTGTTAAAACAAGTTGGAAAATGCTTTGTATATCAACAAGGtcacaaatttgaaaaatccCTTAAGTGCACCGCCTCGAAACACGAAATAATCTGTGTCGCAGTTTTCCATCCATGGAGCATGTCAGCTCTTTAGTGTTGACAAAAGTATTCACGTCTTTTACTAAGAAGAAATAATGATCCCACAATGTCAAAAACATTCCCTACGAGTTGAACAATTTGAGACAATTAAAGTCCCAGAGGTACAAAAAGTATTATCAAATTAAACCACACCATGACCGTGACCCTAACCCTGTCAGTGTTCATATTTCATTATTCAATCAGTATCACTGATGCATAGGCAGTAGCATTCTATTATTATAGCTTGAGGTGATTTTGACCACTTTATATACTGTTTAATTCAATCTTGGCaattcatcatattttataaaatgctCATAAGTAAGTCAGTATTACCTGAACTACACTAGTTAATATATCTTGATTGTCCACTTTGTTAATTGGAAATTGGTCTGTTGTTCTTCCAGCCTTTCTTTGACAAACTGATTAAGAGAAAATGGCTGAACAATACAGAGGCCTTTGAGGCAATTGAAGCCAACATTAAGCAACACTTCAAGAAATTCAGAAGGATGGACTCTCCACCATATCAGGTAACACTCTTTTTAATGTGTCAGGAGttgtttaaagctgctgtttgagAGATTGGAGAAATTATCCAACAACAAAAATCCCATGATGAGTTTGCAAAGTTCAACAAACTCTCTTTTAGTCTAATAGCGTAAATAAACAACTCTGTTAAATACCAAAATTgtacaaaagtacaaacaaaataGCCGTCATGAACATACCTCCATCTGAAAACCATACCAGCACttactgctcactgctgtgggtgtgtgctttgCACTAACCTTATTGATTTAACGGTGGAATTGCTGAGTGACTTGGGACTGTGTACTATGTGTGCAGCAGATCGTCATAACCATATCCAACTACCTCACATATAAAAAAACGCCTATCAATACCGCAGTGAATGTAAACCACATAGCCAGCATAACTATTGTACATATTAGTACTGGGAAATTTTGGCTGCACTTTCTCTGCCATTCTTAGATGATTAACTCGCTGAAAGCTTTAGCAATATATTCACCTAGTGTTATGGAAGACTCTGGTCATGCTGTGTGTACGGGCAGAGTGTATGTGATGTAGATAGGGAGGTAAGGTAATCATTTCAATCATAGGTTACAGGCCTGTGGCAGCCATGGCCATCGGGGGATAGGAGTATTTCATGGATTTCTTGTGGGATGTTAAGAGATTTTCCACAGATATAACAAGGAATGCTTCTAAAATAGCTTTAGAATAGTTTTAACATCTTTAACTACTCTACTTGCTTGAGGATTGTATGTAATGAGCCATTGGCTCATTCATTTTATGAATGACTAACAGACGCTGGTGGGTGAGGTGCACCGGCGGGTCCTGGTGGAGTATGTCCGAGCCATCATGCGAGGACGGGTCATCTGTACATCATccaagatgaggaagaggatgggTTTCCGCCTGCAAGATGAGGCCAAACAACTGAAAGGACTCTTTAAGGACCTGGTAAGTTTGTACTTGTATGAGGCAGTGCCGTTAAATAGGACAAATTTAGTCTGATTTAAACTCCATAGGACGTATAGTTTTTAGTCTGACAAAGAACTGCTTATACCCCTAGAAGGAGAATGAAATTTAATGCACCCAAAACAGTACTAATAATTACTTTTCAGGAGACCTTTAGTATTGTAAATAATTCCAAAATGCTGATTCTTAAAAACACTGAGCAGAGCTGGTGCAGGGACTGCAGGGTCTGGTGGTTGTGAATGGAGCCTGACCCTCGAACTTCCTAGGTCAGGAATAACTCAGACAGTGTTGATACAGTGAGCTCTGAAAAATGGCTGCCGTCAGTGAGATGGAGATGGATGAACGAGGCTTACGTTAGCACTTGCCAGAGGGGGGAAGAGGGTGTAAAACAACTAGGCCTGACAGCGTGGCATTTGCCCCCTTTCTGTGTGCAAGTTCAAACAAGTGTCCGTCACCTCGGCTGacaacaggaagctgctgcGTTCAGAAGGAACTTCCTGTTCCTCTCAGCTGGCTGGCTTTGATGTAGCTCTGGGATGGCCTTGATGGCCTTTTTCGCTGAGGAGCGGGATGAAGAGTGTCTGTGGAAACTGGGAACGGGGGAGGGGGGATTGGGGGTGTTAATGGCTGTCTAAAAAAGACATTGTTATTTTTAGTGAATGCCAAGCCAAAGCTTTCTTTTTCCTGAgtgtttaaaggaaaaacaggaccTAGAAAAACAGAGGTGGAGTTTTGTTATTCATTTAGTAATTGAAATGGTTGGCCCCTGGCCTTTGGAGGTATTAATCTGTATGTCCTCTGAAGGTTTGATTGTTCTCTGCTGGCCATTGAAAACAAGCTTTTGAAACTGGGTGAAGATGCAGAAGAAGCCCATTTGGATGAATAAAGAGTACCAAGAGATCTTTACATTTAGTTAAAATACCAAGGATGATGGGAATTTTATGTAGAATTTCAAATTTTGCTATTTTAAGGCATACCATGAAGgatttgtcagttgctgtttgtaaacaaaCCATTCAAATGTACAGTAAGTGTGACAGATTGATTGTTAAGTCTCATTATCACCTGAAACAAAGGGCAGGTTCTCTGTACATACGCACATCCCCACACTTTAAATGGATCTTATGTCCTGACTAAGAGGgattatttatgtatatttttgtatttttgtctataATGTTGTTTTATAGAAAATCCTGCATAGTGCAACTTCAGTATATACTTATTCCATGATGATTAAACTTTTGACACCCCCTTTGCCTTATCTTCTTTAGGAATCAAATTCATCCTGGTTGGACAGCATCATCTGCCACCTAGCTGACATCATTCTCCTGGAGGACACTCCCTCCATCCAGATGGAGGTTGCTGTCCTGGTCAAAGAGTTTCCAGATATACGGTGAGGGTTTAACAAATGAACAGTGTTGGAACATTTCTATTAAAACCAGGAAGCATCTATGAAAACAGATATTCTCTTTAATGTACCCCCGAAGGTCCTATATTCTTTTATGCTTACTGCTACACATTTGCAGTGCTGTTTTGGGCACTTAGCCAAAGCAAGGAAAAAAGTAAGAAATAGTAGGAAAAaataagaatgttttttttgtcacaatggatcaaaagaaggaaaagaggcaTGGAAACATATCTACATTAACTTTGCTATTTTTGGAGAGGACTGTGGGTCTGTTATGAGAATGGATGAGTCTGAGAGGTCTCAGGGGGAGTCCCAGTCACTGAGGCTGTTTGCGCACAGATTAAGACTCAGGTGACAGTTGGAAACCTACAACTGCGTGTGACGCATTACCCTCTGTggagcagacaggaagctgctgccGAGTACTTCCTGTTCCTGCCAACCTGCAGGAGACAGACTGGTGCCACACTTTGAATCATAGAGGGTGAGGTGTAGAAGAGGAGAGCAAAACATAGTAGTTCAGACCTGGAGACATGCTAACTCACTGCTTG
Encoded here:
- the exoc3l2a gene encoding tumor necrosis factor alpha-induced protein 2 — translated: MPILKKLPGRSKSCHEFPRVNGELILPRLDLDLRDLNHLNDLNELKDLNKNLNPFEDVDLDEDERNGGDMGLIMGEVKGNLHLRSSRDGEEEENEVNAERHGAGNPKGKPLRGTLERICGVSPLKTLGKLGKGLRISGRSVWGNNSPHYSPGDSNTLPSEREKRKGLRRSSEGIMTLLRFTGRRKEERRESLPCGNLCTDSEAEASRRPSFLRMVSLGKLKTESMSDKASQEAEEETVEEEQVVKTREPLSVLEILQLVNHRDLLLADTHIQELERECELLSHLPTTTTPTLTPTHCPSTPPSVIPLSSSSLDDSLSSNATLDSSRRKAKDVELLYEALQREMWDVVRESLRQPSAGPNLGLVVLVIQQEEHADAAWALREETKIEREGPLIRPSQRPRRLKLKWRHAVAEAADWSLPHQVDTQAGQLASYLERLRSRMVDDLDAARRNAVSIYPEEFAAFQVYVESYHQAVAKRLRTITSGPLQVTDVYSLLDWFYNIYNRDVLGTIGTTTPISYAPLEPILPQHTVDRLEQDCINIVREKVTVELIQILDEEERRWAQTLHIEEYQSHLARSVIQRLKVDLDRSTSVNQFLGARVARCSLIGLADFLYNFQRKVEMFHETQAEFGDRGDGYVSRTIALVNCCPPLRSLVERCRQCDPQGSEESTQRANSSLDRIISQSVRVLTDRLFEHIRPFFDKLIKRKWLNNTEAFEAIEANIKQHFKKFRRMDSPPYQTLVGEVHRRVLVEYVRAIMRGRVICTSSKMRKRMGFRLQDEAKQLKGLFKDLESNSSWLDSIICHLADIILLEDTPSIQMEVAVLVKEFPDIRKKHVSTLLNVRGMMRQAERQEILNIVKDFECSSALMCRDHALFSDIPITSEVHCISLGFLRLAMTVSNWFAEHRPRRNGRTSGRNATPQPAENMEDVNKLHRED